In Hyla sarda isolate aHylSar1 chromosome 9, aHylSar1.hap1, whole genome shotgun sequence, the following proteins share a genomic window:
- the LOC130292022 gene encoding olfactory receptor 226-like: MLEVLYTTVTVPKMLDALLTRRKEISSPCCLAQFYFLFGLGAAENCLLAVMAYDRYIAICRPLRYSTMMTSRTSIRLALGAWLGGLLAAFPPAVWISTLKFCFPNFIDHFFCDYAPLLKLSCEDTSAGEFVFMVMSWSVILGCFFLIMVSYSLIIFAVVRIPSSEGQKKAFGTCASHLAVVSIFYGTVIFMYIRPTSHIRFSMDKVISVFYCVVTPLMNPIIYCLRNQEVKGAVIKTLHMLANNENDLVFRVLAAQNINFPKK; encoded by the coding sequence ATGCTTGAGGTGCTCTACACCACCGTGACTGTTCCGAAAATGCTCGATGCCTTACTCACCCGACGTAAAGAGATCTCTTCTCCGTGCTGCCTGGCTCAGTTTTACTTTCTATTTGGTTTAGGAGCTGCAGAGAACTGTCTTCTTGCAGTAATGGCCTACGATCGATATATAGCCATATGCAGGCCACTTCGCTACTCCACCATGATGACCAGTAGAACCAGTATTAGGTTGGCTCTCGGAGCTTGGCTTGGTGGCCTCTTGGCGGCTTTCCCTCCAGCTGTGTGGATTTCCACTTTGAAATTCTGCTTTCCCAATTTCATAGACCATTTCTTCTGTGACTACGCCCCTCTTCTGAAGCTTTCGTGTGAGGACACGTCAGCAGGAGAGTTCGTTTTCATGGTCATGTCCTGGAGTGTTATATTGGGCTGCTTTTTCCTTATCATGGTGTCCTATTCCCTTATTATTTTTGCAGTCGTAAGAATTCCATCAAGTGAAGGACAGAAGAAAGCCTTCGGCACTTGTGCTTCCCACCTGGCCGTGGTGTCTATTTTTTATGGAACGGTCATATTCATGTACATTCGGCCCACCTCCCATATTAGGTTTTCAATGGACAAGGTGATCTCCGTCTTCTATTGCGTAGTGACTCCTCTGATGAATCCGATCATATATTGTCTCCGGAATCAAGAGGTTAAGGGCGCCGTCATCAAAACTTTGCATATGTTGGCCAATAATGAAAATGATCTTGTGTTTAGAGTCCTCGCAGCCCAAAACATCAACTTCCCGAAAAAGTAG